AGGCGACGTATTCGACGGCGTTCGATATCAGCGTCGACCAACGAGGCATTCCCCTCCACTGCACGATTACGAGAAGCTCCGGCCTGCGCGCGCTCGACCAATCCGCCTGTCAGGCGGCAATGCGCGGACGTTACCCGCGGCGCCCGCAGCAACGATAGAGACCGCGCCGTTCTCTGACTAAAAGCATAGGCGCGCGTCGGAGCGCGCCCGAATCGGCCCGCAATGAGCGCACGGCCTTTCATCTATCGTTTTACCAAAGACCTGCGCCTCGACGATCACGCCGGTTTAGCGGCAGCGGCGGCGCGCGGTCCGATTCTGCCGCTCTTGGTGATCGACGATGCTCTGCACGCTCGTCTCAAAATCTCACCGCGACGAGCGGCGTTTTTTTGTGCGTGCGTCGCGGCGCTCGATAGAGAACTACGCGAACGTGGAAGCGCGCTGATCGTACGCCGAGGAGCCTCGTGGCCGGCAGCGAGGCGACTTGCACGTGAGGTCGATGCGGCTGGAGTTGTTTGGAGCGCCGCCTACGACGCCGCCGCGATGGAGCGGGATCAAAAGCTGCAAGCGCGCTTGGAAGAGGCCGGTCTGGAAGCCTCGATCGTGCACGATGCGGCGGCGGTCGCTCCGGAGGAGACCGCGGCGGCGCGCAGCGGCGCCGGTCTTGGGTATCGAGCGTTTGCACCCTACTTCGAAGCGTGGTCCGAGCTGCCGATTGCCTCACACGAGCAACCGCTCTTGCTGCGTTTTGCCGTGCCTGACGTGGAGAGCGAGCCGCTGCCCGTGCCTGAAGAGTTCGACGCTCTGTCGCAGAGCGTGGAGGGCGGCTCCGCTGCCGCGCGGCGCTGCTTCGAACGATTCCTGCGCGAAGACGCCGCCCAGTACGCGATTGCCGCGACGGTGCCGGCCGAGGATCGCACGTCTCATCTTTGCGCTCACCTTTCATATGGGACGATTTCCGTGCGGACCATCGTGCGCGCGGTGCGCGAGCGTATCGGCAATCCATTCGCACTAAGCGAGGAACGAGTCTCGCTGCGCCTCTTTTTGCGTGCGCTGGCGCATCGCGACTTTTTCTTGCAGCTGGCGTGGTTTCACCCGCGCGTCGCGGACGAACCGTTGCAAGAGAAGATGAGCGCCTTCAGCTGGGCGCGGTCGCATCGTGTGCTTGAAGCATGGCTTGCCGGCAGGACGGGCTATCCGCTGGTCGATGCTGGAATTGCGCAGTTGCATGCGGTGGGCTGGATGCATCCGCACGTGCGCGCGGTTGCTGCTTCATGGCTCTGCTTCGACCTCGGAGTCGATTGGCGCATCGGCCGCGACGAATGGGATCGCTGGCTGATCGAGGACGATCCGGCCCTCGCGACCGGAAATTGGCAGTGGATCGCGGGCGTCGGTGCCGATATGGCACAGTATCCGCGCATATACAATCCTGAAAAACAACGGCGTCGCTACGACCCGGCCGGTCGTTACGTGCGCCGGTGGATTCCGGAACTGCGTGACGTTCCGATCGATGCTTCGTACGAACGGCAAGCCGATTCGCCGCAACTCACCCTCGCGCTCGACGCGGGCCGTCCGTATCCACGGCCCGTGGTCGATCATGCCGTTGCGGCGCGGGCGTTCTTAACGCGTTATCGCGACTTTGCCGGTGTGCGCTAGTCGGCGGCACCCTTGGGAAAGCGTTCGTCGAGCCAACTGGT
This Candidatus Eremiobacterota bacterium DNA region includes the following protein-coding sequences:
- a CDS encoding deoxyribodipyrimidine photo-lyase, coding for MSARPFIYRFTKDLRLDDHAGLAAAAARGPILPLLVIDDALHARLKISPRRAAFFCACVAALDRELRERGSALIVRRGASWPAARRLAREVDAAGVVWSAAYDAAAMERDQKLQARLEEAGLEASIVHDAAAVAPEETAAARSGAGLGYRAFAPYFEAWSELPIASHEQPLLLRFAVPDVESEPLPVPEEFDALSQSVEGGSAAARRCFERFLREDAAQYAIAATVPAEDRTSHLCAHLSYGTISVRTIVRAVRERIGNPFALSEERVSLRLFLRALAHRDFFLQLAWFHPRVADEPLQEKMSAFSWARSHRVLEAWLAGRTGYPLVDAGIAQLHAVGWMHPHVRAVAASWLCFDLGVDWRIGRDEWDRWLIEDDPALATGNWQWIAGVGADMAQYPRIYNPEKQRRRYDPAGRYVRRWIPELRDVPIDASYERQADSPQLTLALDAGRPYPRPVVDHAVAARAFLTRYRDFAGVR